The proteins below come from a single Methanothrix thermoacetophila PT genomic window:
- a CDS encoding ribbon-helix-helix protein, CopG family gives MKAPERITISMDEETARLFRKLRDELGVSQSEMMREALRFYSRHRGIFATVEDKKLYTHAEMLSAGEHVILDIDHWLLFLSFIDSHPDAEAFWEKHRDVCRAHAEQFRHRLYNADVILRRLEACNLFKLSRTSDTEYTLILSSDLSKKFVRTEVEEILRGMGFAVEIKEDFGKIRVKLLH, from the coding sequence ATGAAGGCACCTGAGAGGATAACGATATCCATGGACGAGGAGACCGCCAGGCTCTTCAGGAAGCTCAGGGACGAGCTCGGCGTCTCTCAGAGCGAGATGATGAGAGAGGCGCTGAGGTTCTACAGCCGCCACAGGGGCATATTCGCAACAGTGGAGGATAAAAAGCTGTACACACATGCTGAGATGCTCTCGGCAGGAGAACACGTGATACTCGATATAGACCACTGGCTCCTCTTTCTCAGCTTCATCGATTCTCACCCTGATGCAGAGGCGTTCTGGGAGAAGCACAGGGATGTGTGCAGGGCTCACGCGGAGCAGTTCAGACACAGGCTCTACAACGCAGATGTTATTCTCAGAAGACTCGAGGCGTGCAACCTCTTCAAGCTGAGCAGGACATCAGATACCGAATACACGTTGATACTCTCCTCCGATCTGAGCAAGAAGTTCGTCAGGACCGAGGTCGAGGAGATCCTCAGGGGGATGGGATTCGCCGTTGAGATTAAGGAGGACTTCGGGAAGATAAGGGTGAAGCTGCTGCACTGA
- a CDS encoding HesA/MoeB/ThiF family protein, translating into MLTEAEVARYSRQIPLLGIEGQERLRRSGVLIAGAGGLGSVSSYYLAAAGVGRIRIVDSDIVDLSNLNRQILHRIPGVRKAVSAEETLRSLNPTIEVEGVDICISESSIDDLVDDIDLIVDAMDSFEVRYILNSAALKHGLPLVHGAVSGLDGQVTTIIPGRTACLRCVFPRPPPRDAPPVIGATCGIIGSIQATEAIKMLTGVGELLLNRLLIWDGRCAQMDEISIERDAGCPDCNGRSMPDNEV; encoded by the coding sequence ATGCTCACCGAGGCGGAGGTGGCCAGGTACTCCAGGCAGATCCCTCTTCTTGGAATAGAGGGGCAGGAGCGCCTGAGGAGATCAGGAGTCCTAATCGCGGGGGCTGGCGGCCTTGGTTCTGTATCATCATACTATCTGGCGGCAGCCGGTGTTGGTCGCATAAGAATTGTGGACTCTGACATCGTCGATCTCAGCAACCTCAACCGGCAGATACTGCATCGCATTCCAGGTGTCCGCAAGGCGGTTTCGGCTGAGGAGACTCTGCGCTCTCTGAACCCCACGATCGAGGTTGAGGGTGTGGACATCTGCATATCGGAGAGCAGCATAGATGATCTTGTGGATGACATCGATCTCATAGTCGATGCCATGGACAGCTTCGAGGTCAGGTACATCCTGAACTCGGCTGCGCTCAAGCATGGTCTGCCTTTGGTCCACGGTGCCGTCTCCGGCTTAGACGGCCAGGTTACCACAATAATTCCAGGAAGAACCGCGTGCCTGAGATGCGTATTCCCCAGGCCACCGCCGCGGGATGCACCACCTGTCATAGGCGCGACATGCGGCATCATAGGCTCGATCCAGGCGACGGAAGCGATTAAAATGCTCACAGGCGTCGGCGAGCTGCTCCTCAACAGACTCCTCATATGGGATGGGAGATGTGCTCAGATGGATGAGATCTCGATTGAAAGAGATGCAGGCTGTCCTGATTGTAATGGCAGAAGCATGCCGGATAATGAAGTATGA
- a CDS encoding type I 3-dehydroquinate dehydratase — MCLRELDLNGLRIKTPAIVASLGADAERVASRAESEGADIIEVRLDLLADPDVIRDIRSTVSLPLIATNRIASEGGSFRGSEERRISILRDASRFSDIIDIELMAPGRDMLLKNISCPALISYHDFSGVPDNLKSIIEDAMRAGADLVKIAVTPHSMQEALAILRILLDVDCPLCIIGMGAVGRHLRAVAPLYGSLLTYGYVTGPTAPGQMSVRELDTALRCLGAR, encoded by the coding sequence ATGTGCCTAAGAGAGCTTGATCTTAACGGGCTGAGAATCAAAACCCCCGCGATTGTCGCCTCGCTCGGGGCAGATGCAGAGCGCGTAGCGAGCAGGGCCGAGTCAGAGGGGGCGGACATCATAGAGGTGCGCCTCGATCTTCTCGCGGATCCTGATGTGATAAGAGACATAAGGTCAACAGTATCGCTGCCGCTGATAGCCACGAACCGCATCGCATCCGAGGGCGGCTCCTTCCGTGGATCGGAGGAGCGGAGGATTAGTATCCTCCGGGATGCCTCGCGCTTCTCAGATATCATCGACATCGAGCTGATGGCGCCAGGCAGAGACATGCTCCTGAAGAACATCTCATGCCCAGCTCTGATATCGTACCATGACTTCAGCGGCGTGCCTGACAACCTTAAATCCATCATAGAGGACGCAATGCGTGCAGGCGCCGACTTGGTGAAGATAGCCGTCACCCCACACTCCATGCAGGAGGCGCTTGCTATCCTGAGGATCCTTTTGGATGTAGATTGCCCATTATGCATAATAGGCATGGGCGCGGTTGGCAGACATCTGAGGGCAGTGGCCCCTCTTTATGGATCTCTGCTGACCTATGGATATGTGACAGGTCCCACTGCGCCAGGGCAGATGAGCGTCAGAGAGCTGGACACTGCTCTCAGGTGCCTGGGCGCGAGATGA
- a CDS encoding pyridoxal phosphate-dependent aminotransferase yields the protein MRFAKHITEIESSGIRKCFDGVGPGAVNLSIGQPDFDTPGHIKEAAIKAIEQGMTGYTPNLGIPELRAAICEKLRRENGLTFSPDQIMVTSGASEALFLAIAAVTSPGDEVLMPDPGFVSYRPLVQAANGRPVGVHLDHELKLSVDTVAEHITPKTSAIIVNSPANPTGAVQSESEIRGLAELADDKGIALISDEVYEHFIYEGEHVSPARYGENVITVNAVSKTYAMTGWRLGYLAAPPEAIDVMLKIHQYIQACASSISQAAALAAITGPQDCVREMRESFRRRRDMMIRGLRDLGLDLVVPKGAFYIFPRVGDGDEFAARLGAAGVITVPGSAFGVNGKPHIRISYAVSEDNLRLALERMKEVV from the coding sequence ATGAGATTTGCAAAGCACATAACGGAGATTGAGAGCTCTGGTATAAGGAAATGTTTTGATGGCGTCGGACCTGGCGCGGTAAACCTGAGCATTGGTCAGCCAGATTTCGACACGCCCGGGCACATAAAAGAAGCCGCAATCAAAGCGATCGAGCAGGGGATGACGGGATACACACCAAACCTGGGAATACCGGAGCTGAGAGCTGCGATATGCGAGAAGCTCAGGCGCGAGAATGGACTGACATTCTCTCCGGATCAGATAATGGTGACATCTGGCGCAAGTGAGGCTCTCTTTCTGGCCATCGCTGCTGTCACATCACCAGGTGATGAGGTGCTGATGCCGGATCCGGGATTCGTTTCATACAGACCGCTGGTCCAAGCTGCCAATGGACGTCCGGTTGGTGTGCACCTCGATCATGAGTTGAAGCTCTCTGTCGATACGGTCGCGGAGCACATCACGCCAAAGACTAGCGCGATCATAGTGAACTCGCCCGCAAACCCAACAGGCGCAGTCCAGTCGGAGAGCGAGATCAGGGGCCTGGCAGAGCTCGCCGATGATAAAGGAATAGCGCTCATCTCTGATGAGGTCTATGAGCACTTCATATACGAGGGGGAGCACGTCAGCCCCGCCAGGTACGGTGAGAATGTCATAACAGTGAACGCGGTCTCGAAGACATATGCCATGACAGGATGGAGGCTCGGCTACCTGGCTGCACCTCCAGAGGCGATCGATGTTATGCTTAAGATCCACCAGTACATCCAGGCATGTGCATCATCCATATCACAGGCAGCTGCGCTTGCAGCCATAACCGGTCCACAGGATTGCGTGAGGGAGATGAGAGAGAGCTTCCGCAGGCGGAGGGATATGATGATACGCGGTCTTCGAGATCTCGGCTTGGATCTGGTGGTTCCAAAGGGCGCGTTTTACATTTTCCCCCGGGTCGGGGATGGAGATGAATTCGCGGCCAGGCTGGGTGCAGCAGGTGTCATAACTGTGCCCGGATCTGCATTCGGAGTGAACGGAAAGCCACATATACGGATATCATACGCCGTGTCCGAGGATAACCTGAGGCTCGCACTGGAGAGGATGAAGGAGGTGGTCTGA